The following proteins are co-located in the Acipenser ruthenus chromosome 35, fAciRut3.2 maternal haplotype, whole genome shotgun sequence genome:
- the LOC131705133 gene encoding zona pellucida sperm-binding protein 2-like produces STYNDFYGARDYPVVKYLRRPLYFEVELLYSRDPQAELFLENCWATYSADRNSSPKWDVVVDSCENSADEYLTIFHPVSSNARVLFPSHLKRFEVKMFSFTSSRDALKGQIYFHCSVVICDSNRPSDSLCSRRCIPGKQRLGRSAEGMDGGAVKAFVSSGPIELKRDGSLHFMPRSGQFNVWSLLGAAMGVCSVVVFVAGVVSFWKMPKSVY; encoded by the exons TCAACCTACAACGACTTCTATGGAGCtcgggattaccctgttgtgaagtacttgcgaagacccttgtattttgaggtagagctcctgtacagcagggatccacaggctgaattgtttttggagaactgctgggcaacctattctgctgacaggaatagctctcccaagtgggatgttgttgtggacag ctgtgagaactctgcagatgagtacttgaccatctttcacccagtctccagcaatgcaagagtgctgttcccatcccatctgaagaggtttgaagtgaaaatgttttccttcacaagcagccgggatgcactgaaaggacag atttacttccactgcagtgttgtgatatgtgattcaaaccggccatcagacagcctctgtagcagacggtgcattccagggaaacagaggcttg gtcgcagtgctgaagggatggatggtggtgcagtaaaggcatttgtgtcttctggcccaattgagctgaagagagatggatcccttcactttatgcctagaagcg gccaattcaatgtgtggtcccttctgggagctgcaatgggtgtgtgttcagtggttgtctttgtagctggagttgtatctttctggaaaatgcccaaaagtgtgtattga